The following are encoded together in the Elusimicrobiaceae bacterium genome:
- a CDS encoding 30S ribosomal protein S7 (binds directly to 16S rRNA where it nucleates assembly of the head domain of the 30S subunit) produces the protein MPRKGLRPRDRRPQPAPDFKHNSVLVARFINKLNFEGKKATAEKILNDAL, from the coding sequence ATGCCTAGAAAAGGTTTAAGACCCAGAGACAGAAGACCGCAGCCCGCGCCGGATTTCAAACACAACTCCGTGCTCGTGGCCCGCTTCATCAACAAATTAAATTTTGAAGGTAAAAAAGCGACCGCTGAAAAAATCTTGAACGACGCTTTG
- the rpsL gene encoding 30S ribosomal protein S12 — MPTVNQLVKYGRAKDVVRTKSPALQACPQRRGVCTRVYTTTPKKPNSALRKVARVKLTSKVEVTAYIPGEGHNLQEHSIVLVRGGRVKDLPGVRYHIIRGALDASGVENRKQGRSLYGVKRPKAGK, encoded by the coding sequence ATGCCTACAGTAAACCAATTAGTGAAATACGGGCGCGCGAAAGATGTTGTTCGCACCAAGTCCCCTGCTTTGCAGGCTTGCCCCCAAAGAAGAGGCGTCTGCACCCGTGTTTATACCACAACCCCGAAAAAGCCGAACTCTGCTTTGAGAAAGGTTGCCCGTGTGAAATTGACCTCTAAAGTTGAAGTCACCGCTTATATTCCCGGTGAAGGTCACAACCTGCAAGAACACTCCATCGTGCTCGTGCGCGGTGGTCGTGTGAAAGACTTGCCGGGTGTGCGTTATCACATCATCCGCGGCGCTTTAGATGCGTCCGGAGTAGAAAACAGAAAACAGGGCCGCTCTTTGTATGGTGTAAAGAGACCCAAAGCCGGAAAATAA
- the rpoC gene encoding DNA-directed RNA polymerase subunit beta', translating into MQTTKKIKKLGELNFFDFDAIKLGIASPEQVMSWSYGEVKKPETINYRTLKPERDGLFCERIFGPTKDYECACGKYRWVKFKGITCDRCGVEITEAKVRRERMGHIELAVPVAHVWFLRKNPSRIGILLDMRTTDLERVVYYAAYVVIEDCVDSVTGRTDFKKGTLLSDAQVREARKKHGSRLKVDIGAPAIRTLLESIDFDKEIPALHEQLKNTQSELERTKLVRRVKTMEEFKESGNRPEWMIINVLPVIPPDLRPLVPLDGGRFAASDLNDLYRRIINRNNRLKHIESLRAPEVMIYNEKRLLQEAVDALIENGARGKVFIGPGGRPLKSLSDSIKGKHGRFRQNLLGKRVDYSGRSVIVVGPRLKIHQCGLPKLMALELFKPFIIGELMKKEGVTLKSAKKMLERVRPEIWDILEKVTKNHPVLLNRAPTLHRLGIQAFEPVLIEGKAIQLHPLTCAAFNADFDGDQMAVHVPLSLEAQMEARTLMLASNNILSPASGKPIASPSHDMVLGINFITKVKDGDLGEGSIFGSREDALVALEYGKLSLHAKIKVRGINALVEEGLDPKEAQNASKWKDYTSVGRIIFNNILPEGWPYVNKAIGKKELAALVDECYKSKKYGRYEAVQLLDKIMKLGYGYATQSGLSISVADMTIPSVKQKYINEAKKQVKAIQAQAEAGIITEGERYNKVIDIWTRVTDDVGSELFKEMKKFEDEKYDPSLGQRFNSVFLMADSGARGSRQQVRQLAGMRGLMAKPQKKLTGGQGEIIESPITANFREGLSVLEYFISTHGGRKGLSDTALKTADAGYLTRRLVDVAHNVVVTEHDCHTHNGIVVKSLMSGEEMVEPIEERILGRTSLENVVVKVQKADGKEEEKTIIKEGDVITLEQSKLVKKYGVESVRIRSVLTCESPFGVCAKCYGLSLATSTMSNPGDAVGIIAAQSIGEPGTQLTLRTFHIGGTASRVLSRSQAVAEISGKVTFKDMKVITNVYDNKICLSRNGSIFVEAGNGTIKEYKVQYGATVYIDDHATVEKGTLLAEWDPHSIPVLAEAKGVVRLTDVVEGITLQEERNKVTGVIERKIIASRMGKKNPRISIEGKNGKTSLPLPIDTILMVENGEEVEAGDVLAKIAREAGGTKDITGGLPRIAELFEARRPKNPAIISEFEGVVSLETSPKGLIEVVVRNAETNQEKAYSIPQGKHLVVYEGDHVGVGEALTDGAIDPHDVLRVKGEKEAQEFLLNAIQEVYRLQGVTINDRHIEVIVRQMLGNVKILDAGDTHFLKGEIVSRASWLRENAKMKAADKRTADAETILLGISKASLASESFISAASFQETTKVLTDAAITGQIDELQGLKENVIVGHLIPAGTGISARQISSEFEQKRKELKETGEKE; encoded by the coding sequence ATGCAAACTACCAAAAAAATCAAAAAACTCGGAGAATTAAACTTCTTTGATTTTGACGCGATCAAACTGGGCATTGCCAGCCCGGAACAGGTCATGTCCTGGTCTTACGGCGAAGTAAAAAAACCGGAGACTATCAACTACCGCACCCTTAAACCGGAGCGAGATGGTTTATTCTGCGAACGCATTTTTGGCCCCACGAAAGACTATGAATGTGCTTGTGGTAAGTATCGTTGGGTGAAATTTAAAGGGATTACCTGTGATCGCTGCGGTGTAGAAATTACCGAAGCAAAAGTCCGCCGCGAACGCATGGGGCATATTGAGTTGGCCGTACCGGTGGCTCACGTATGGTTCTTGCGCAAAAACCCGTCCAGAATCGGTATCTTGCTCGATATGAGAACTACCGATTTGGAACGTGTGGTCTATTATGCTGCTTATGTAGTTATTGAAGACTGTGTAGATAGTGTGACGGGTCGTACGGATTTCAAAAAGGGTACCTTGCTTTCTGATGCTCAAGTACGCGAAGCCCGCAAAAAACACGGTAGCCGCTTGAAAGTGGATATCGGTGCTCCGGCCATTCGCACGTTGCTTGAAAGCATTGATTTTGACAAAGAAATCCCTGCCTTGCATGAACAACTCAAAAATACGCAAAGCGAATTGGAACGCACCAAACTCGTTCGTCGTGTAAAAACGATGGAAGAATTCAAAGAAAGCGGAAACCGTCCTGAATGGATGATTATCAATGTCTTGCCGGTCATTCCGCCGGATTTGCGTCCGTTGGTACCGCTCGATGGCGGTCGTTTTGCTGCTTCTGACTTAAACGATTTGTACAGAAGAATCATTAACCGCAACAACCGTTTGAAACACATTGAATCTTTGCGTGCTCCCGAAGTGATGATTTACAACGAAAAACGTCTCTTGCAGGAAGCGGTGGATGCTTTAATTGAAAACGGTGCTCGCGGTAAAGTATTTATTGGGCCGGGCGGAAGACCGTTGAAATCTTTGTCCGACAGTATTAAAGGTAAACATGGTCGTTTCCGTCAAAACTTACTCGGTAAACGTGTAGACTATTCCGGTCGTTCCGTTATCGTGGTAGGCCCGAGACTTAAAATCCATCAGTGCGGTTTGCCGAAACTCATGGCTTTGGAACTTTTCAAACCTTTTATTATCGGCGAACTCATGAAAAAAGAAGGCGTGACTTTAAAATCCGCCAAAAAAATGTTGGAACGTGTCCGCCCCGAAATTTGGGATATTTTGGAAAAAGTGACCAAGAACCATCCGGTCTTGTTAAACCGTGCTCCGACATTGCACAGACTCGGTATTCAGGCCTTTGAACCGGTCCTCATCGAAGGTAAAGCCATTCAGTTGCACCCGTTAACTTGTGCCGCTTTCAACGCTGACTTCGACGGTGACCAGATGGCTGTACACGTACCTCTTTCTTTGGAAGCCCAAATGGAAGCCCGCACTTTGATGCTTGCTTCTAACAACATTTTGTCTCCCGCTTCCGGTAAGCCTATTGCCTCCCCGTCTCACGATATGGTGTTGGGTATCAACTTCATCACCAAAGTAAAAGATGGTGACTTAGGTGAAGGCTCTATCTTCGGTAGCAGAGAAGATGCTTTGGTGGCTTTAGAATATGGCAAACTTTCCTTGCATGCTAAAATTAAAGTGCGCGGAATCAATGCTTTGGTAGAAGAAGGCTTGGATCCGAAAGAAGCGCAGAATGCTTCTAAATGGAAAGATTATACCTCTGTGGGTCGTATTATTTTCAACAATATTTTGCCGGAAGGTTGGCCGTATGTGAACAAAGCCATCGGCAAAAAAGAATTGGCTGCTTTGGTAGATGAATGTTATAAGAGCAAAAAATATGGCCGTTATGAAGCGGTGCAACTCTTAGATAAGATCATGAAATTGGGTTATGGCTATGCCACTCAATCCGGTTTGTCTATCTCTGTAGCGGACATGACGATCCCCTCCGTCAAACAAAAATATATTAATGAAGCCAAAAAACAAGTGAAAGCCATTCAGGCTCAAGCTGAAGCCGGTATCATTACTGAGGGTGAACGTTATAATAAAGTAATCGATATTTGGACTCGTGTCACTGACGATGTAGGTTCGGAACTTTTCAAAGAAATGAAAAAGTTTGAAGATGAAAAATATGATCCGTCTTTAGGTCAGCGCTTCAACTCAGTATTTTTGATGGCTGACTCCGGTGCCCGTGGTAGTCGTCAACAGGTTCGTCAGTTAGCCGGTATGCGCGGTTTGATGGCTAAACCGCAGAAAAAATTAACCGGTGGTCAGGGCGAAATTATCGAATCCCCGATTACGGCTAACTTCCGTGAAGGTCTGTCCGTGCTTGAATACTTTATTTCCACGCACGGTGGACGTAAAGGTTTGTCTGATACCGCTTTGAAAACCGCCGACGCCGGTTATTTGACTCGTCGTTTGGTGGACGTGGCTCATAATGTGGTTGTCACTGAGCACGATTGTCACACTCACAACGGTATCGTTGTAAAATCTTTGATGAGCGGCGAAGAAATGGTAGAACCCATTGAAGAACGTATCTTGGGCCGCACCAGCTTGGAAAACGTAGTGGTAAAAGTACAAAAAGCCGATGGTAAAGAAGAAGAAAAAACCATCATTAAAGAAGGCGATGTTATTACCTTAGAGCAGAGCAAACTCGTGAAAAAATATGGCGTGGAATCTGTACGTATCCGCTCCGTACTGACCTGTGAGTCTCCGTTCGGTGTTTGTGCCAAATGTTATGGTTTGTCTTTGGCCACTTCTACTATGAGTAATCCTGGCGATGCGGTAGGTATTATCGCTGCTCAATCCATCGGTGAACCGGGTACCCAGCTTACTTTGCGTACCTTCCACATCGGTGGTACGGCCTCCCGCGTATTGTCTCGCTCTCAGGCCGTTGCTGAAATTTCCGGTAAAGTGACTTTCAAAGATATGAAAGTAATTACCAATGTGTACGACAATAAAATTTGTTTGTCTCGCAATGGGTCTATCTTTGTTGAGGCCGGAAATGGTACAATAAAAGAATATAAAGTTCAGTACGGTGCTACTGTTTATATAGATGATCATGCAACCGTAGAAAAAGGAACCCTCCTTGCTGAGTGGGACCCGCACTCCATTCCTGTGCTCGCAGAAGCGAAAGGTGTAGTTCGTTTGACTGATGTGGTAGAAGGTATTACCTTGCAGGAAGAACGCAACAAAGTGACGGGTGTAATTGAAAGAAAAATTATTGCCAGCCGCATGGGCAAGAAAAACCCGCGCATCAGCATTGAAGGTAAAAATGGCAAAACCAGCCTTCCCTTACCGATTGACACCATCTTGATGGTTGAAAACGGTGAAGAAGTGGAAGCAGGTGATGTGTTGGCTAAGATCGCCAGAGAAGCCGGCGGTACCAAAGACATCACGGGCGGTTTGCCCAGAATTGCGGAGCTCTTCGAAGCTCGCCGCCCCAAAAATCCGGCCATTATTTCCGAGTTTGAAGGTGTGGTCAGTTTAGAAACTTCGCCGAAAGGTTTGATTGAAGTCGTAGTGAGAAATGCTGAAACGAATCAAGAAAAAGCTTACAGCATTCCTCAAGGAAAACACTTGGTCGTCTATGAAGGAGACCATGTGGGCGTCGGTGAAGCGCTGACCGACGGCGCCATTGATCCGCACGATGTGCTCAGAGTCAAAGGTGAAAAAGAAGCGCAAGAGTTCCTCTTAAACGCCATTCAGGAAGTGTACAGACTGCAAGGCGTGACCATCAATGACAGACATATCGAGGTTATTGTCCGTCAGATGTTGGGGAACGTGAAAATTCTGGATGCGGGAGACACCCACTTCCTAAAAGGAGAAATCGTCAGCCGTGCCAGCTGGTTGCGTGAAAACGCAAAAATGAAAGCTGCCGATAAACGCACAGCCGATGCCGAAACCATCCTTTTGGGTATCAGTAAAGCGTCTCTTGCTTCTGAATCCTTTATCTCAGCGGCCAGCTTTCAGGAAACCACTAAGGTCCTGACAGACGCCGCCATTACGGGCCAAATTGACGAATTGCAAGGCCTGAAAGAAAACGTCATCGTAGGACATCTGATCCCGGCGGGTACAGGTATATCTGCCAGACAGATTTCCAGCGAATTTGAACAAAAACGCAAAGAACTGAAAGAAACAGGAGAGAAAGAGTAA